The DNA window CGCGAGACAGGGTTCAAAGAAATTCCATGGCAAGTCTGCACTGAGGCCGGCTCGCCCAAGAGTCGACGGGAATCAGCAGCAACTGGCTGACGGCCCGAACCTCAGCAGGGCGGGGTGGGCGGACAAACGCCCGGTACAAAGCTCAGCAGGGCACGCTAATAACCACCAGCgctgtcctcggcggcggcctgtgCTGCTGGTCTGGGCAGTTTGTCCGTTCCTGGAGCGTCTTGTCGTATTTCGTTGCACAACTGCCCGACAGTCGACACCACCCACGGCCCCAGCGCGTGTTGGAGCCAGTTCGGGAGGCTcggagtggcggcggcgcctgaaCAGTCGCCTACGCTCCCTTCAGCCCTCTTTTTCTGGGGTCGGAACCGCCGTTTGTGCCGAGTTTGGGCAGAGCCCGACCCATACGAGCCCTCGTGGATAAAACAAGCGGCTCCTCGCGCTCCGTCACGGCCGTTCCTGGTACCAAAATTGCAGCACGCTCGCAACTGACAATTGTGGCTTACCCCAGTACCTCCGATCCTTCATCACGACGCATTGGTATCCTACTTCCTCGGCAATTTATGATCTACGCTCTCAATACATCGCCTTCAGCTACATCCAGCCATGTCGATCCCccctgcggcgcggcgctaCATGATTCTATTCATGGACTAAGCATCTCGCGATAACCTCAGCCGTCAGCCGCCTCTTATTGGCCAATCGACCATCGCTCACGTCACTGACGTCCACGCATAGCCGCAAGAGGCAAGAGGTCAGcactgctcctcctcgccgctaTATCATCCACggtgccgcccgcctcgtcatTAATGTTGCACAACCTCGACCCTGCTTCGTTTCAGCGATAGAAACATGAGCAGTGCCAATCCACTGGGCCCTTTCGGCTCCGGCCATGCCCCATCATTGGAATCACAACCACGAGAGGAAGTACAGGACCAACCAGGTGTCATATCCGACACAcctgacgacgatgaagattCCGCCTTTGAGGACCAGGATGGCGCGCAGGCAGCTCTTCAGCCGGCAATCAGCTCTGCGGCCAGTCATCTCACCTCGTGCCAAACGCCCGCAGTGGAAAAGGCTGCAGTTCTAGAGGCAGTTCCTGACAGTGGCCGCTTCGACCGTGCCATTGCAGAGGCCGAGGCAGAAGACAGTGATCCGCTCCCCCCGAAGCCTCATCTGCCTATCGAGGCGTCCCGGGCGACACAAGGTGCTCGGCCAGGAAAGCCCATCCTCAACCTCGGTCGGCTTCCAAGCTCACACGAAAATGGAGTGCACCCACTGCCCTCACCTTGGGTCTCAGGCCCAAAAGATatcatcatcgacgacaaggcTGGCCGTTCCAGCCAGACACGCAGCGTCCTCAACTCGGCGTTCGGTCCAACTCGCCAGCGCCGATCTAGATCCGCAGGCCAGGAAGCCCTAAAACGACTGTCCAAGGCCTTACCGTCTATCAACATGCCTACCAACTTTTTGCCATCGCTTCCCTCCTCTTTCTTTTCTAGTTTCACTGGCGATCACAAGCCTGGACAGACTAGCATGGCCCGACCAACAACGACTTGTTCTTCGCCTTCCGTATCGCTCCTGCAACAGCTGAAACAGCCCCAGGACCACCGCATGAAGCCCCGAATAGCCGGGACACAAACGCCTTTACCAGCGCAATCGAGGCCTCCGGTACTCCGAAAGGTAACATCAGATGACAGCATGCTGTACCACAGTCTATCGCGCGCTTCATCCCTGGGGGACGACGAACGGTTCCAAGACGTGCGTGAAATGGTCAATATTCGCTTCATGGCAATCAGAGACAGTCTGCCCGACGTGCCAACCTTCAGAATGCCCAGTCTACCCAAGCTAAACGCGGGATCCCGCATGTCATCCATCTCGCTCAACGGTTTCTTTGCCGGCTGGACTGACGACACGTCTGGCTCCCAACAAGCAACTGTGAGCCGTGTTGCTGCCGGAAGCGTACCGGTATCAGCGTCCAAGAGCGACGTATTGAGCCCATTGGATCGTGTTCTGGAAAAGCTCGAGGGGGATATCGTCGTTCTCGGCGGCTATCGCGGCTCTGTCCTGCGATCCGCCGATCCCCCACATCAGCAGCTTTGGGCACCTGTCAAGCTGGGCTTCAACCTGCGCAAGGCCAACCTCGAGGTCGGGCTTcaagatgaagatgaagctGGCATGGAGGAAAGCATTATACCGTCTGGGATGCTCAAACACATTGGACCTGTCGACATATCCCGCAAACTCTTCAAGCGCCTGCGTTCCTGCGCAAATGCTCGCAACGGCAGGCTGAGAGTCTGGGACTACGGCTACGATTGGCGGCTCAGCCCAGCTTTGTCTGCGCACAAGCTGCGCGAGTTTCTTGCTGGGCTGCCATCGAATCAACCGGGAGTGGCCAGCGACTCACGCGGCGCCATAGTCATTGCGCATAGTCTGGGCGGCCTGATTACCAGACATGTCGTGAACCAGCAGCCAGACCTCTTTGCCGGAGTCCTGTACGCCGGCGTGCCGCAACGGTGCATCAACATCCTCGGACCTCTTCGAAATGGCGACGCGGTGCTATTCAACGAGAAACTGTTGACGGCGCAGGTCAACTTCTCTATCCGCACGTCATTTGTGTTGCTTCCCGATGACGGCTTTTGTTTCGTTGACAAGGAGACCGGGGAGCAATACCCCGTTGACTTCTTCAACGCGGATGATTGGATCAAGTGGCGCCTGAGTCCCTGCGTGGCAACGGCCTTGCCAGCATACAACAGAGAGAAGCTGCAGACGGCGTCCCCTCTCTCATCGCTGTTTCCAAACTCATTGCTGAAGGGCGGCCGATTTGAAAGAAAGTCTGATGGTGCGGAgatcggcgacgtcgatgaaAACCGCCCAGGTCAAGGCACCGTGGAGGGTGCCCTTAGGAAGGATCGGACCATTGCACCCCAGCTCAACGCGGAGGGAGCGGGCATTGGCTCCGCCGCATctctgccgccgtctccgccgccgtctccgccggCCCCGGAGCGCGAGCGTTACGTGTGCTACCTCCGCCGCACACTGGCAGCCACTAGGAGGTTCCGCTCCGAGCTGGCACACATGTCGACTCACGAGTCTGCCAACGCATATCCGCCCCATGCGGTGCTCTACGGGAAGACAATCCCAACGGTGTACGCGGCACAGGTGAACGGTCGGGCTGGCATTGCGTGTTCTGACGCCTACGATGACCTCTTGTTTCGagcgggcgatggcgttgttctcgcgcgcgaggcaATGTTGCCGCAGGGATACGCCCTCGTTCGCGGCGGTCGGGTGAGCACCGAGCGCGGCCATCTCACCATGCTCGGCGATCTGCCGGCTGTCGGGCGAGCGCTGGAGTCATTGGTGAGGGGTAGAATGAAGGGCATCGGGCTGGGGACTAGGGAGTCGGACGACAGCACACAGGGTCGAGGCTAGAAACGGGCACGTCAAGCACCATAGCTTCGCGCGATGGCACTGTCCGGCCGCAGACGGCAAGGTCGTGTCACCGCAGGGCCATGAGCCCGCCTCTTTTGGGGAAAAGACTACAAAACACGGCCAGATATGTGACAGGGCACATGCAAGGACGTCCGGGGGTGAGACATGACGATGCGGTCCCCGGCCCTTTTAGCATGACAGGTTACGCACATGCGTGTCGCCAGAGACATGCGATGTCACCCATGTCAGCCGTGCCGAGCTGGCCGAACAATGCCACCCTGATGACGAGATACATGGCACGCACGACTTTCTGGTATGCGGGCTACGTACTACTGCAATTCTTCTTCAAGAGCGCAACGTCTTCAGCACGCGGAGCGTCGCGCGCAAGGCCCGCTCTCTAACTTTTTGACATGTCCAAGATCCGTGATAGCACACCTCGCATGGCATTCTTGCTCGTGCCCCATGTGTTCCGGACAAAGGACGCCCCTCTCCCCGTGACAGTCGCAACCATGGCTCGCTGAGACACATTCCAAGTAAACAAGGAAAAATTTCCGCGTTTCAGGAGCTCTGTTCCGCACCTGTTCGCGTCCTCGTGCCTGACCCGGCGTTTTCGTTAGCCTGCGACGTCTCTGCGACCCGCGTTCCCTCTTGAGACCCGACGTCGACTCGTCGATGAGATGCTCTCCCCTCCATTTATCTGCTGGCCAGGGCGCGACCATCGGATGGCATGTCATTTTTGCTGGCTCGATAGTAGATTGCGATGAGAGGCTTTCACCAGGGTACTCTCTTTTTCCTACCTGCGGTTACactcgtccgtcgccgtgcccgtcCGTTGCAAGGGGAAACAATTCTTATGCGGTGCGATGACTCGTCGTGGGGTAAGACCCCCGTGCCCGTATCATCGAGCGGCCGATGTCTGCCTCCTTGCAGGTGAATACATACACATCATTttgcggcgggcagggcggggCTCGCGGGCAGCTGCATGCGCAAGAGTTGTCTGATGTTTGTCTCTCAGCTGCAGCGGGAGCGGGTTGTCTTGATGATTTGGCGACCGGCGTGGCAACTTCTTCGTCCGGTATGGGACATCCTGCGTGGTGCCCGTCCGGACCATGGCCGGGAGGCAATGCTGTCCGGcgccttttttttcttgtttCGCGCTGAGGTATCGCCTCGAAAGAACACTTCATTGAACCGCGTGCTCAGCCGCCAAGCTTTGAAAGCGCTCTCAGACAGAGGATATCGCATGGAGGGGGACGCCAGTGCGGCAGCTGTTCGCAGACCGTGGCGACCGCCATTTGCACTTGACAAGCCATGCGCTCTTTGACCATAGCAAGGTCGCTGCCTTGATCCTCTTCGCGTGGCACAAAATAGACGTGCTCCAGGTTGGACATGCGCAGAGCAAGTTGCTTGATCACCTCGACGGTTAGACTCGCGGCCGTCATTGATCTGTATGTATCATCGATCCAGAACAAGGCGTCACTGATGGCGACTCGGCGAACGCTGGCCAGCTCGTCCTGGTCGCACATCGACATGCAAGTATGGAACTGGGAATCCGCAGCCATGTAGCCCTCACGAGGGCCAAAGAAGAGGATATCTCTGTCGGGGTTGAAGATGACCTGGCCCGGGCCGCGTGCGAAGCCAAAGGCGCAGCTGTAGCTCTTGAAAGCCTCTGCGCGGGATTCGGCGCACACATGAAGATTGACGGGGATAGGCGCGCCTGATGTGCATCCGGTCGTACAGCCAGACGGGCGAGCCGGTGCTTCATGCAATGACGGCGACCCGGAGCCGCAGCGGATGGAAACGAGGCGCGAGTTGGGCAAGTTGAAGTTCCAGATTTTGAGGCGCAACTCGGGGGGGAGTTGGGAGAAGAGATGCTATGAGCTGTAAGCGACGCTCCAGCAGCctcgagtcgtcgtcgtcgcgtgcACTCACAAACTCGTTTGGGTTGACGGCAGCAGGCGGCCTGGGGGCACATGTGCGACGCATGCGGTCCATGGTCTTCGGGGCGGGATGCGAGTCGTGTAGTCGCGTAGCACCGAGGCGTGGTGACTGCGAGAATATGCCCATGACCTGTCGACCACAGCAATGGGGTCGACGAATGCGTTTGGAGATGCAAGCGTCTTCTTCGAACGAGACACGACGCGAGTCGCCCGTCCCAGAGGGATGGAAGGCAGCCGTGCCCGCGTGTGTCGAGTCGTACACAAACGGGGAGTGGGCGACTTTGAATGCGTTCGTGAGTGTCCGCTGTGGAGGGGCAGTTGGTCGACCAGGCGTGGGCGGCACcaggcgtgggcgggcggatgggtggcggggggggagagagccGTTATGTATACTCGGCAGGCCGTCCAAGGGTGGCAAGcaaagagggagaggaggtaCTTGGAGATGGATGTCGAAGTTTGTATGCGACGTGTCCCACCGCGGTGACGGAAATGTTCCCGGGGACGCTGTGGGATGGATCAAGATatgacgatggcgtcaaCGGCGTTCTCGTGGCGTGTCCCCATCCTCGCAGGCGCCATCTTGCCTACAAGAAGTAAGCAGTTGTCTGGCCGTGCTGGCGCGTATACCGAggcatgcatgtatgtactcCTTCCTGTCCGGGTGCCTCAAGGGTTCCGCAACTAGGGCGGGCAGGTACGTACCAAGATGTGCGAACTGGTACGTAGCCGTAGTAGCAGGGGGTACCTACCTCAGGTGCCTTGGGTACAAGGTAACAAACTTGGGTACGTAAACTTTGGTACGCAACAACAccagaagcagcagaagtagcagcagcagcaggtgtGACGGCTGCACATCCCGACGACCTGGGACGTGGGTGGGTTGGATGGGTCTCACTCTCGCAGCCGGACAGGGGTAGGTCGGGACTCAGTTCATGCCCTTCTCATCCCAGGGCATCCACGCCATCCACGGCCACGGTCCGGCTGGCGACGGGagtgcaggcaggcaggcaacaaacgccgccccggccggcctctGCCCGGGAGCGAatcggcctcgtccaagTCGCGGGGGGCGTGGCTGGCCCAGGAGCCCCAGCCAGGGCCAACTACCGTCCGCCGTATGCCGTGCATTGGCCATCGGTGGCTTGACGTTTTGTGTCCTGTTCTCGTATTCAAGCCAATGAGAGCCCgtgccctcgtcggcatTACCTGCTGGTCTCTGGGGGTGTTGGATGAGACACGATGGGGCGCCTGAGCAGCATTGCAGTGCAgattgcagcagcagcatttCGTCGTTCGACCGCCCAAGGTTTCTGCAAGAGAGACGCCTGCTGGTTGAGAGTGGGCTGGATGCGACtgactgcctgccctgcccttcTCTGCCTt is part of the Purpureocillium takamizusanense chromosome 7, complete sequence genome and encodes:
- a CDS encoding uncharacterized protein (COG:S~EggNog:ENOG503NUXN), whose product is MSSANPLGPFGSGHAPSLESQPREEVQDQPGVISDTPDDDEDSAFEDQDGAQAALQPAISSAASHLTSCQTPAVEKAAVLEAVPDSGRFDRAIAEAEAEDSDPLPPKPHLPIEASRATQGARPGKPILNLGRLPSSHENGVHPLPSPWVSGPKDIIIDDKAGRSSQTRSVLNSAFGPTRQRRSRSAGQEALKRLSKALPSINMPTNFLPSLPSSFFSSFTGDHKPGQTSMARPTTTCSSPSVSLLQQLKQPQDHRMKPRIAGTQTPLPAQSRPPVLRKVTSDDSMLYHSLSRASSLGDDERFQDVREMVNIRFMAIRDSLPDVPTFRMPSLPKLNAGSRMSSISLNGFFAGWTDDTSGSQQATVSRVAAGSVPVSASKSDVLSPLDRVLEKLEGDIVVLGGYRGSVLRSADPPHQQLWAPVKLGFNLRKANLEVGLQDEDEAGMEESIIPSGMLKHIGPVDISRKLFKRLRSCANARNGRLRVWDYGYDWRLSPALSAHKLREFLAGLPSNQPGVASDSRGAIVIAHSLGGLITRHVVNQQPDLFAGVLYAGVPQRCINILGPLRNGDAVLFNEKLLTAQVNFSIRTSFVLLPDDGFCFVDKETGEQYPVDFFNADDWIKWRLSPCVATALPAYNREKLQTASPLSSLFPNSLLKGGRFERKSDGAEIGDVDENRPGQGTVEGALRKDRTIAPQLNAEGAGIGSAASLPPSPPPSPPAPERERYVCYLRRTLAATRRFRSELAHMSTHESANAYPPHAVLYGKTIPTVYAAQVNGRAGIACSDAYDDLLFRAGDGVVLAREAMLPQGYALVRGGRVSTERGHLTMLGDLPAVGRALESLVRGRMKGIGLGTRESDDSTQGRG
- a CDS encoding uncharacterized protein (EggNog:ENOG503P5PR), with protein sequence MGIFSQSPRLGATRLHDSHPAPKTMDRMRRTCAPRPPAAVNPNEFHLFSQLPPELRLKIWNFNLPNSRLVSIRCGSGSPSLHEAPARPSGCTTGCTSGAPIPVNLHVCAESRAEAFKSYSCAFGFARGPGQVIFNPDRDILFFGPREGYMAADSQFHTCMSMCDQDELASVRRVAISDALFWIDDTYRSMTAASLTVEVIKQLALRMSNLEHVYFVPREEDQGSDLAMVKERMACQVQMAVATVCEQLPHWRPPPCDILCLRALSKLGG